In Streptomyces sp. NBC_00448, the following are encoded in one genomic region:
- a CDS encoding carbohydrate ABC transporter permease, with the protein MATSVRATSDGSPRSSRTDPSTNRKSGDNGPPGGWRAKAYRLDTKASPYAYIAPFFLCFAAFGLFPLIYTGWLSFHQVELGTHANWVGLRNYTALWDNSFFWTALRNTFTLGVISTVPQLMMALGLAHLLNYQMRARGFFRVAILAPYATSIAAATLVFIQLFNPDYGMINQVLDHIGIGDVQWASSKWPAQIAISSIVTWRWTGYNALIYLAAMQAVPADLYEAAALDGASRWRQFISVTIPSIRPTIFFTIIVSTIGATQLFGEPLMFGGNVGVSGGSDHQYQTLSLYMYDKGWQVGELGQASAVAWVMLLILLLIGAVQFLVIRSNRRKLGS; encoded by the coding sequence GTGGCCACCTCCGTCAGGGCGACGTCCGACGGCAGCCCCCGGTCGTCCCGGACCGACCCCAGCACGAACCGCAAGAGCGGTGACAACGGCCCGCCCGGCGGCTGGCGCGCCAAGGCGTACCGGCTGGACACCAAGGCGTCGCCGTACGCGTACATCGCCCCCTTCTTCCTCTGCTTCGCCGCGTTCGGCCTGTTCCCGCTGATCTACACCGGCTGGCTCTCCTTCCACCAGGTGGAACTCGGCACGCACGCCAACTGGGTGGGCCTGCGCAACTACACCGCGCTGTGGGACAACAGCTTCTTCTGGACCGCGCTGCGCAACACCTTCACCCTCGGGGTGATCTCCACGGTGCCGCAGCTGATGATGGCGCTCGGTCTGGCCCACCTGCTCAACTACCAGATGCGGGCACGCGGGTTCTTCCGGGTCGCGATCCTGGCGCCGTACGCGACCTCGATCGCGGCCGCCACCCTGGTCTTCATCCAGCTCTTCAACCCCGACTACGGGATGATCAACCAGGTCCTCGACCACATCGGGATCGGGGACGTGCAGTGGGCGTCGTCCAAGTGGCCCGCGCAGATAGCGATCTCCTCGATCGTGACGTGGCGCTGGACCGGCTACAACGCGCTGATCTACCTGGCCGCGATGCAGGCCGTGCCCGCCGACCTGTACGAGGCGGCCGCACTCGACGGTGCCTCGCGCTGGCGGCAGTTCATCAGCGTGACCATCCCGTCGATCCGGCCGACGATCTTCTTCACGATCATCGTCTCCACCATCGGCGCCACCCAGCTCTTCGGTGAGCCGCTGATGTTCGGCGGCAACGTGGGCGTCTCCGGCGGCTCCGACCACCAGTACCAGACCCTCAGCCTGTACATGTACGACAAGGGCTGGCAGGTCGGCGAGCTGGGTCAGGCGTCCGCCGTGGCCTGGGTGATGCTGCTGATCCTGCTGCTCATCGGCGCGGTCCAGTTCCTCGTCATTCGCAGCAACCGCCGGAAGCTTGGGAGCTGA
- a CDS encoding class F sortase, producing the protein MSTQPPQRDPKGADAPPPARDSGTRVLRWAVAATLVGAFLVFRSFDSSGADTAVGAPTPPAASAASAPSADPVVTMAPTTAPSLPRATPTKISIPSIGVNAPFTMLSMDATGVLQPPPDTDRNLAGWYQGGASPGERGNAIVAGHVDTTSGPAVFYLLSYLKKGDPIDITRADGTVATFTVDEVDTFAKGDFPDQRVYGDTPDAQLRIITCGGVFDHKKRDYESNVVVFAHLTSSRNA; encoded by the coding sequence ATGAGCACGCAGCCGCCGCAGCGCGACCCCAAGGGGGCGGACGCGCCGCCGCCGGCGCGGGACAGCGGCACCCGGGTCCTGCGCTGGGCCGTCGCCGCGACCCTGGTCGGCGCGTTCCTGGTCTTCCGCTCCTTCGACTCCTCCGGCGCGGACACCGCCGTCGGGGCGCCGACGCCGCCCGCCGCCAGTGCCGCCTCGGCGCCGTCGGCCGATCCGGTGGTGACGATGGCGCCGACCACCGCACCCTCGCTGCCGCGCGCGACGCCGACGAAGATCTCCATCCCGAGCATCGGGGTGAACGCCCCCTTCACCATGCTCTCGATGGACGCCACCGGAGTGCTCCAGCCGCCGCCCGACACCGACCGCAACCTCGCCGGCTGGTACCAGGGCGGCGCCAGCCCCGGTGAACGCGGCAACGCGATCGTGGCCGGCCATGTGGACACCACGAGCGGCCCGGCGGTCTTCTACCTGCTCTCCTACCTCAAGAAGGGCGACCCGATCGACATCACCCGCGCCGATGGCACCGTCGCCACCTTCACCGTCGACGAGGTCGACACCTTCGCCAAGGGGGACTTCCCCGACCAGCGGGTCTACGGCGACACCCCCGACGCGCAACTGCGGATCATCACCTGCGGCGGCGTGTTCGACCACAAGAAGCGCGACTACGAGTCGAACGTGGTCGTCTTCGCGCACCTGACCTCGTCGCGGAACGCGTGA
- a CDS encoding cellulose binding domain-containing protein: protein MAATTHRRRPGRRTQVLCGITAAAAAAGGAFAFAGSASAATVAAAYRTTSDWTTGYTGQYEISNPSDSPLDGWTLSFRLPAGSTIGSLWNGAYTVSGQTVTVTPDSWNHTLAPGATADIGFTANVPGGNGPAAAPAGCTINGAKCSVDDDPTTAPTGRPTGTATPTATPTATTTATPSGTPAPTATPTAGTGAGSAASGGFAPYVDTSLYPAYDLTGAMKADGVKQFNLAFVVSGGGCTPKWGGVTDLGSDAVAAQIGAVRAAGGDVRVSFGGANGTELASACSSVSDLAAAYGKVVDAYRLTKVDFDVEGGALADTAADTRRAQAISQLQASHSGLEVSYTLPAMPSGLTQDGIDLLANAKSNGVAVQAVNIMAMDYGASYSGDMGQYAVDAATATQAQVKSVLGLSDTAAWHAVAVTPMIGVNDVSSETFTLADASTLADLATSKGLAWLSMWSATRDKQCPGGAQSYADATCSSVTQPDGAFARALGGATG from the coding sequence ATGGCAGCCACCACCCACCGCCGGCGTCCCGGCCGCAGGACGCAGGTGCTCTGCGGGATCACCGCGGCGGCGGCCGCCGCCGGCGGCGCGTTCGCCTTCGCCGGCTCCGCGAGCGCCGCCACGGTCGCGGCGGCGTACCGCACGACCAGCGACTGGACCACCGGCTACACCGGGCAGTACGAGATCAGCAACCCGAGCGACAGCCCGCTGGACGGCTGGACGCTCTCCTTCCGCCTGCCGGCCGGCAGCACCATCGGCTCGCTGTGGAACGGCGCGTACACCGTGTCCGGGCAGACGGTGACGGTCACCCCGGACAGCTGGAACCACACGCTCGCCCCCGGCGCGACGGCGGACATCGGCTTCACCGCGAACGTGCCCGGCGGCAACGGGCCCGCCGCCGCGCCCGCCGGCTGCACGATCAACGGCGCGAAGTGCTCGGTCGACGACGACCCGACCACCGCGCCGACCGGCCGTCCCACTGGGACCGCCACGCCCACCGCGACCCCGACCGCGACCACGACCGCGACCCCGTCAGGGACCCCCGCCCCGACCGCGACCCCGACAGCGGGGACCGGTGCCGGCTCGGCGGCCTCCGGCGGGTTCGCCCCCTACGTCGACACCTCGCTCTATCCCGCGTACGACCTGACGGGGGCGATGAAGGCCGACGGGGTGAAGCAGTTCAACCTCGCCTTCGTCGTCTCCGGCGGCGGCTGCACCCCGAAGTGGGGTGGCGTCACCGACCTCGGCAGCGACGCGGTGGCCGCCCAGATCGGCGCCGTGCGCGCGGCGGGCGGCGACGTACGCGTCTCCTTCGGCGGCGCCAACGGCACCGAACTGGCCTCCGCGTGCTCCTCGGTGAGCGACCTCGCGGCCGCGTACGGCAAGGTCGTCGACGCGTACCGGCTCACCAAGGTCGACTTCGACGTGGAGGGCGGCGCGCTGGCCGACACCGCGGCCGACACCCGCAGGGCGCAGGCGATCTCGCAGCTCCAGGCGAGCCACAGCGGCCTGGAGGTGTCCTACACGCTGCCTGCGATGCCGAGCGGGCTCACCCAGGACGGCATCGACCTGCTGGCGAACGCCAAGAGCAACGGCGTCGCGGTGCAGGCGGTCAACATCATGGCGATGGACTACGGCGCCTCCTACAGCGGCGACATGGGGCAGTACGCCGTCGATGCCGCCACCGCCACGCAGGCCCAGGTCAAGAGCGTGCTCGGGCTCTCCGACACCGCCGCCTGGCACGCCGTCGCCGTCACACCGATGATCGGCGTCAACGACGTGAGCAGCGAGACCTTCACCCTCGCGGACGCGAGCACGCTCGCCGACCTCGCCACGTCCAAGGGCCTGGCCTGGCTGTCGATGTGGTCCGCGACGCGCGACAAGCAGTGCCCCGGCGGCGCCCAGAGCTACGCGGACGCCACCTGCAGCTCCGTCACCCAGCCCGACGGCGCGTTCGCGCGGGCCCTGGGCGGCGCCACCGGCTGA
- a CDS encoding GH1 family beta-glucosidase, with product MTAVRSESPELSASPASLRFPPGFVWGAATAAYQIEGAAAEDGRTPSIWDTFSHTPGRVLNGDTGDIAADHYHRFRDDVALMRDLNLGAYRFSISWSRVQPTGRGPAVQRGLDFYRRLVDELLDKGVTPVATLYHWDLPQELEDIGGWTARETPERFAEYAAIMAQALGDRVPYWTTLNEPWCSAYLGYGSGVHAPGRTEPESALKAVHHLNLAHGRAIGVLRSVLPATAQTSITLNLHQVRAYSQSAADLDAARRIDAVGNRVFLGPILGDGYPEDLLTDTGHLVDWDTLVKPGDLAEISRPIDLLGINYYTPTLVSDGRENPDLPRNDGHGASDYSPWPGSEHVAFHQPPGETTAMRWAVDASGLYDLLMRVHHEHPDLPMMVTENGAAFDDYISPEGAINDPQRIAYLRGHLSAVHRALTDGADVRGYFLWSLLDNFEWSYGYSKRFGAVYVDFGTQRRVPKQSAHWYAEVARDNVLPDSPEEAGRS from the coding sequence ATGACTGCTGTCCGTTCAGAGAGTCCCGAACTCTCGGCGAGCCCGGCCTCGCTCCGGTTCCCCCCCGGTTTCGTCTGGGGGGCGGCCACCGCCGCCTACCAGATCGAGGGCGCCGCCGCCGAGGACGGCCGTACCCCGTCGATCTGGGACACCTTCAGCCACACCCCCGGCCGGGTCCTCAACGGGGACACGGGGGACATCGCGGCCGACCACTACCACCGGTTCCGTGACGACGTCGCGCTGATGCGGGACCTCAACCTCGGCGCCTACCGCTTCTCGATCTCCTGGTCGCGGGTGCAGCCCACCGGCCGCGGCCCCGCGGTCCAGCGCGGCCTGGACTTCTACCGCCGGCTGGTCGACGAGCTGCTCGACAAGGGCGTCACCCCGGTCGCCACGCTCTACCACTGGGACCTGCCGCAGGAGTTGGAGGACATCGGCGGCTGGACGGCGCGGGAGACGCCCGAGCGCTTCGCGGAGTACGCGGCGATCATGGCGCAGGCGCTCGGCGACCGGGTGCCGTACTGGACCACGCTCAACGAGCCGTGGTGCTCGGCGTATCTCGGCTACGGCTCGGGGGTGCACGCTCCCGGCCGCACCGAGCCGGAGTCGGCGCTGAAGGCCGTGCACCACCTCAACCTCGCCCATGGCCGGGCGATCGGGGTTCTGCGTTCCGTTCTCCCCGCTACCGCGCAGACCTCGATCACCCTCAACCTGCACCAGGTGCGCGCGTACAGCCAGTCGGCCGCCGACCTGGACGCCGCGCGCCGGATCGACGCGGTCGGCAACCGGGTCTTCCTCGGCCCGATCCTCGGCGACGGCTACCCGGAGGACCTGCTCACCGACACCGGCCATCTGGTCGACTGGGACACGCTGGTCAAGCCGGGCGACCTGGCGGAGATCTCCCGCCCGATCGACCTGCTCGGCATCAACTACTACACGCCGACGCTGGTCTCCGACGGCCGGGAGAACCCCGACCTGCCGCGCAACGACGGCCACGGCGCGAGCGACTACTCGCCCTGGCCCGGCTCCGAGCACGTCGCCTTCCACCAGCCGCCCGGCGAGACCACCGCGATGCGGTGGGCGGTCGACGCGAGCGGCCTGTACGACCTGCTGATGCGCGTCCACCACGAGCACCCCGACCTGCCGATGATGGTCACCGAGAACGGTGCCGCCTTCGACGACTACATCTCGCCCGAGGGCGCGATCAACGACCCGCAGCGGATCGCGTACCTGCGCGGCCACCTCTCCGCGGTGCACCGCGCGCTGACCGACGGCGCCGACGTCCGGGGCTACTTCCTGTGGTCGCTGCTGGACAACTTCGAGTGGTCCTACGGCTACAGCAAGCGCTTCGGCGCGGTGTACGTCGACTTCGGCACCCAGCGCCGGGTCCCCAAGCAGAGCGCCCACTGGTACGCCGAGGTGGCGCGCGACAACGTCCTTCCGGACTCCCCGGAGGAGGCCGGGAGGTCCTGA
- a CDS encoding ABC transporter substrate-binding protein gives MRTSGRTRKAAVIAVAGLAACATLITGCSSNSKDDSKGSSSNEKITLRIGDYGAFGYDDKTGAKLFAEYHKLHPNITVKEDNVSDSGVYWNSLKLHLNQTSGLDDIQAIEIGFVANATQPQYANKFVDFKSVKGFNAGDWLDYKEKEATTSDGKIIGVGTDVGPTAICYRKDMFKAAGLPTDRNAVAALWAGDWQKFVDAGKKFQANAPKGVAFTDSAGGLFNAVLSSQTTQYSDQSGKLIYASSPGVQTAWNLSAEAVQDGLTAKLQQFDTTWNSAFKTNKFATVACPSWMIGQVASNSGPANKGNWDIAQPPQAGNWGGSFLGVPKSGKHLAEAEALAQWLSAPAQQVKVFQKFGNIPSTKAGLDDPAVANTTNPYFPGTPIGKIFSDTAHNIQPAPIGPNDGTVKDIITKNGLLDMEQRGTSKDAAWKKVQATVKDQVTTS, from the coding sequence ATGCGCACTTCCGGCAGAACCCGCAAGGCCGCCGTCATCGCGGTCGCGGGTCTCGCAGCCTGCGCGACCCTGATCACCGGCTGCAGCAGCAACAGCAAGGACGACAGCAAGGGGAGCTCGTCCAACGAGAAGATCACCCTGCGCATCGGTGACTACGGCGCGTTCGGCTACGACGACAAGACGGGCGCGAAGCTCTTCGCCGAGTACCACAAGCTGCACCCGAACATCACCGTCAAGGAAGACAACGTCTCCGACAGCGGCGTGTACTGGAACTCCCTGAAGCTGCACCTCAACCAGACCAGCGGCCTCGACGACATCCAGGCGATCGAGATCGGCTTCGTGGCGAACGCGACCCAGCCGCAGTACGCGAACAAGTTCGTGGACTTCAAGTCGGTCAAGGGCTTCAACGCCGGTGACTGGCTGGACTACAAGGAGAAGGAGGCCACCACCTCCGACGGCAAGATCATCGGTGTCGGCACCGACGTCGGCCCGACCGCGATCTGCTACCGCAAGGACATGTTCAAGGCGGCCGGGCTGCCGACCGACCGGAACGCGGTCGCCGCGCTGTGGGCGGGCGACTGGCAGAAGTTCGTGGACGCCGGCAAGAAGTTCCAGGCGAATGCCCCCAAGGGCGTGGCCTTCACCGACTCCGCCGGTGGCCTGTTCAACGCGGTGCTGTCCAGCCAGACCACGCAGTACTCCGACCAGAGCGGCAAGCTGATCTACGCCTCCAGCCCCGGTGTGCAGACCGCCTGGAACCTGTCCGCCGAAGCGGTGCAGGACGGGCTGACCGCCAAGCTCCAGCAGTTCGACACCACCTGGAACTCCGCGTTCAAGACCAACAAGTTCGCCACCGTGGCCTGCCCGAGCTGGATGATCGGCCAGGTCGCCTCGAACTCCGGTCCCGCCAACAAGGGCAACTGGGACATCGCCCAGCCGCCGCAGGCCGGCAACTGGGGCGGTTCGTTCCTCGGTGTCCCGAAGTCGGGCAAGCACCTGGCCGAGGCCGAGGCGCTGGCCCAGTGGCTGTCCGCCCCGGCGCAGCAGGTCAAGGTCTTCCAGAAGTTCGGCAACATCCCGTCGACGAAGGCCGGTCTTGACGACCCGGCGGTGGCGAACACCACCAACCCGTACTTCCCGGGCACCCCGATCGGCAAGATCTTCTCGGACACCGCGCACAACATCCAGCCGGCCCCGATCGGTCCGAACGACGGCACCGTGAAGGACATCATCACGAAGAACGGCCTGCTCGACATGGAGCAGCGCGGCACGTCCAAGGACGCGGCCTGGAAGAAGGTCCAGGCCACGGTCAAGGACCAGGTCACCACGAGCTGA
- a CDS encoding carbohydrate ABC transporter permease, whose product MAQLTQPIPSAGPRHSTTSPRTTRRRRRSGSAGGQQKAGPIAYVLLILATLVSLFPLYWTVVAASRTGTEVITPPSPLLPGSHLVENLKIVWNQVDMTKALINSTIVAGCVAVSTVLFATLAGFAFAKLQFRGRNALLTLVVATMTIPPQLTVIPLYQIITKVGWVGHIQSVILPSLVAAFGVFFMRQFLSEALPVELVEAARVDGAHSLRIIWHVVFPIARPGMAVLGMLVFVQSWNDFFWPFIALNQQNPTVQVALQGLGSGDHTINQAVVVCGALVATLPLLLVFAVLGRQIVGGITAGAVKN is encoded by the coding sequence ATGGCACAACTCACCCAGCCGATCCCGTCAGCCGGGCCCCGGCACTCCACCACCAGCCCGCGAACCACCCGCCGCCGGCGGCGTTCGGGAAGCGCGGGCGGGCAGCAGAAGGCCGGCCCGATCGCGTATGTCCTGCTGATCCTGGCCACGTTGGTCTCGCTGTTCCCGCTGTACTGGACGGTGGTGGCGGCCTCGCGCACCGGCACCGAAGTGATCACCCCGCCGTCGCCGTTGCTGCCCGGCAGCCATCTCGTCGAGAACCTGAAGATCGTGTGGAACCAGGTCGACATGACCAAGGCCCTGATCAACTCCACCATCGTGGCGGGTTGTGTGGCCGTGAGCACCGTGCTGTTCGCGACCCTGGCCGGATTCGCCTTCGCCAAGCTGCAGTTCCGCGGCCGCAACGCGCTGCTGACCCTGGTGGTGGCGACGATGACCATCCCGCCGCAGCTCACCGTGATCCCGCTCTACCAGATCATCACGAAGGTGGGTTGGGTCGGGCACATCCAGTCGGTGATCCTGCCGTCGCTGGTGGCCGCGTTCGGCGTGTTCTTCATGCGGCAGTTCCTCTCCGAGGCGCTGCCGGTCGAACTGGTCGAGGCGGCGCGGGTGGACGGGGCGCACAGCCTGCGGATCATCTGGCACGTGGTGTTCCCGATCGCCCGGCCGGGGATGGCCGTGCTCGGGATGCTCGTCTTCGTCCAGTCCTGGAACGACTTCTTCTGGCCGTTCATCGCGCTGAACCAGCAGAACCCGACGGTGCAGGTCGCACTGCAGGGGCTCGGTTCCGGCGACCACACGATCAACCAGGCCGTGGTGGTGTGCGGGGCGCTGGTCGCGACGCTGCCGCTGCTGCTGGTCTTCGCGGTCCTCGGCCGGCAGATCGTCGGCGGGATCACCGCCGGCGCGGTCAAGAACTGA
- a CDS encoding multicopper oxidase domain-containing protein: MSPEPVREPRRDGGRRNLLRALTGGGAAAALAMAAAPATPAEAVTGSGTGADPFATEAFRATAGRRVREYWVQADSFAHNAVPNGRDGMTGMAFTADQTTYQAIGYRAYTPNWEQPLPADLGPHGIGANSGIPGPVLRAEVGDVIKVHFRNNDAHYKWPHTMHPHGVRYSPSSDGAWMADTPDAEGTAVPYQGTYTYTWICVPSSVGSWPYHDHAAPQIPPRPATGSGGTADQPPSPGPGSMDSRALVGGGPVMEIGAELGLFGMIAVTDARTPEVDREFVLFFHDLAAPDASPLKQDLSLCNGGAFVDNAPTFSARSGDRVRWRVATLGNSFHVFHIHGHRWLGPSGWTDAQVLGPATTLTVEYREDNPGDWLYHCHVAAHMMHGMAGRYRVTR; the protein is encoded by the coding sequence ATGTCACCGGAGCCGGTACGTGAACCGCGCCGAGACGGCGGCCGCCGCAACCTGCTGCGTGCGTTGACCGGCGGCGGTGCGGCCGCCGCGCTGGCGATGGCCGCCGCGCCCGCCACGCCCGCCGAGGCCGTCACCGGAAGCGGGACCGGCGCCGACCCCTTCGCCACGGAAGCCTTCCGGGCCACCGCCGGCCGGCGTGTCCGCGAGTACTGGGTCCAGGCCGACTCCTTCGCGCACAACGCCGTGCCGAACGGGCGAGACGGCATGACCGGCATGGCCTTCACCGCCGACCAGACGACGTATCAGGCGATCGGCTACCGCGCCTACACCCCGAACTGGGAGCAGCCGCTGCCCGCCGACCTCGGCCCGCACGGCATCGGCGCGAACAGCGGCATCCCCGGCCCCGTGCTGCGCGCCGAGGTCGGCGACGTCATCAAGGTGCACTTCCGCAACAACGACGCGCACTACAAGTGGCCGCACACCATGCACCCGCACGGCGTGCGGTACAGCCCGTCAAGTGACGGTGCCTGGATGGCGGATACGCCCGACGCGGAGGGAACCGCCGTTCCCTACCAGGGCACTTACACCTACACGTGGATCTGCGTGCCCAGCTCCGTGGGGAGTTGGCCGTACCACGACCACGCGGCGCCGCAGATCCCGCCGCGCCCCGCCACCGGGTCGGGCGGCACCGCCGATCAACCCCCGTCGCCCGGGCCCGGCTCGATGGACTCGCGCGCGCTCGTCGGCGGCGGACCGGTCATGGAGATCGGCGCGGAGCTGGGGCTCTTCGGGATGATCGCGGTCACCGACGCCCGGACGCCCGAGGTCGACCGGGAGTTCGTGCTCTTCTTCCACGACCTCGCCGCGCCCGACGCGTCCCCGCTCAAGCAGGACCTCTCGCTCTGCAACGGAGGGGCGTTCGTCGACAACGCCCCCACGTTCAGCGCGCGCAGCGGCGACCGGGTGCGGTGGCGGGTCGCCACGCTCGGCAACTCCTTCCACGTCTTCCACATCCACGGCCACCGCTGGCTCGGCCCGTCCGGCTGGACCGACGCGCAGGTGCTCGGGCCCGCCACGACCCTCACCGTCGAGTACCGCGAGGACAACCCGGGTGACTGGCTCTACCACTGCCATGTGGCCGCCCACATGATGCACGGGATGGCCGGGAGGTACCGCGTCACGCGGTGA